The window TGGCGCCGTGGCTGTACACGGTGGCGCGCCACCTGTATCTCAGCTACCGGCGGTCGCGCTTCCTCGAGGATTCCGCCGCGGTCGGACTGATGACGCTCTGGCCCTACAACACCGCGCGCAGCTCGCCCTTCGAGGAGACGGCGGCAAGCGAGCTCGAACGCCGCCTCGAGCGAGCGCTCGCGACCCTGCCGGTGGCGACGCGCGAGGTGCTGCTGCTCGTCGGCGTCGCCGGGCTCGATCCCTCCGACGCCGCCGACGTGTGCGGCGTCACGCCCGAGACGCTGCGGCAGCGGCTGCACCGCGCCCGCGAGGCACTGGCGAAGGCGCTCGACCGTGAAGCGGCCCTCCACGGTCCGGTGCGGGAAGGCACCCTGTCATGCCAGACGCGTTGATGTCCAGATTGTCGCGGTTGCCGGACGCCTCACCCCGCGCGGCACGCGCCGAGCGGCTCCGCCGGCGTTGCCACGCCGAACTCCGCCGGCGCGCCGCGACGGACCGCACCCGACGGCCGCCCGTCGTCGTCCGAGCGGCCGTCGCCGCGTGGCGTCCGGCGGTGGCGCTCCTCGGCGCCGCGTACTTCGCGGGCGTGGTGCTGCTGGCGCTGGAGACCTACCGCGGTCACTGAGTCGCCGGCGTCGGCGCGCACCCAGTTGAACCGGACGGCGCGCGCTACTCGGCGACGCGGCCGATGCGCACGTCGGTGGATCCAACCGGCAGTGTGTAGAGGCTGCCGTCCTCCGCCAACGCCCAGCCGTCCTTCCGCACGGCGTCCAGCCCCTGTGCGAAGACCCGCTGGGTGAGCGCGCCGTCGGGCGCCGGAAGCAGGTGGTAGAAGACCAGCAGCCGCACGCGCGCGTCGTTGGCGATCCGCGCCGCCTGCTCGGGCGTGATGTGGTAGTCCTCGATGTCGTGCATGATGGCGGCCGTGCGGTCGCGGCCCGCCGAGCGCGCGCCCTGGCCGAGCGCCCGCGTCATCTGCACCGCAATGGCTTCCGACACCATGACGTCCACGCCGTCGGCGGCACGCGCGAGCTCCGGATGGAACTTCAGGTCGCCGGTGACGAACGCCGACCGGCCCTTGTAGTCGAACCGGTAGGCATAGGCCGGAGCAATCGGCGTGTGGTCCACCTCGACGGCCGTAATCCGGAGGCCGTCCCGCTCGAGGACGACGGCGGTGCGTCCCTTGGCTGGCATCTCCGGACCGTCGAGCGTCACGGTGTGCGCCTCCATCGGCCAGGTCTCCGGCGGCATCACCTTCGCCGTGTGGTGCGCGGTGCGGTAGCCCTGATCGAGGCGATAGGCCGCGTTGAACCCGTCCACCACGTGTTCCACGCCGGGACCGCCGTAGACAACGAGCGGCCCCGGCCGGCCCGCGGCCCACGTCTGGAGGTTGAGCTCGCCGAGGTCGCCGATGTGATCCGAATGGAAGTGCGTGAGGAGCGCGCCCCCGACCGACTGCAGCGGGATCCCCCACAGCACGAGGTTTTCCACCGACTCCGGTCCGGCGTCCACGACGTAGAACCTTCCGCCCGCGAAGACGGCCACGCAGGCTTTGGCGCGAGACGGGCTCGGCAGCGGCGCCGACGACCCGCAGACGGCGACGCGCAGCGCGTCGTCCTGCAGCGGGGCCGCATTGACGGTAGACGTGCGCGCCTCGGCCGCGCGATCGAAGATCCCTCGCTGC of the Vicinamibacterales bacterium genome contains:
- a CDS encoding RNA polymerase sigma factor — its product is MDRETELALVGGLREGDTDAFDEAYGWLSTPVFTFLLRLSRRHDVAEDLAEETWLRLVTHAGRLRPDTRLAPWLYTVARHLYLSYRRSRFLEDSAAVGLMTLWPYNTARSSPFEETAASELERRLERALATLPVATREVLLLVGVAGLDPSDAADVCGVTPETLRQRLHRAREALAKALDREAALHGPVREGTLSCQTR
- a CDS encoding MBL fold metallo-hydrolase, with the translated sequence MNAIRITRALVALASLTFAAFAVAIWAAPVSAAGRLGLGIARTSGAAALRAEIGGLFGGMAALAAAAAWTRGRTWSLALASVVGGVAFGRAVGWAAAGVDGDGPAMAIELSLLAASLVLAAKAAGQPAPTAVRRSRRVATAAAAATLAVGAAGAVVMTNPAVQRGIFDRAAEARTSTVNAAPLQDDALRVAVCGSSAPLPSPSRAKACVAVFAGGRFYVVDAGPESVENLVLWGIPLQSVGGALLTHFHSDHIGDLGELNLQTWAAGRPGPLVVYGGPGVEHVVDGFNAAYRLDQGYRTAHHTAKVMPPETWPMEAHTVTLDGPEMPAKGRTAVVLERDGLRITAVEVDHTPIAPAYAYRFDYKGRSAFVTGDLKFHPELARAADGVDVMVSEAIAVQMTRALGQGARSAGRDRTAAIMHDIEDYHITPEQAARIANDARVRLLVFYHLLPAPDGALTQRVFAQGLDAVRKDGWALAEDGSLYTLPVGSTDVRIGRVAE